The following coding sequences lie in one Nitrospirota bacterium genomic window:
- the trmFO gene encoding methylenetetrahydrofolate--tRNA-(uracil(54)-C(5))-methyltransferase (FADH(2)-oxidizing) TrmFO yields MREDVAVIGGGLAGSEAAWQAASRGARVTLYEMRPKESTQAHKTGLLAELVCSNSLGSADILNAPGILKEELRRLNSLVIRVADEVRVPAGSALAVDREQFAQRITRTLEGHPNVRIIREEIKEIPTDCVCIVATGPLTSDALAASIQALTHSKHLYFFDAISPIVDADSINMDLVFRASRYDKGGADYLNCPMDEATYGAFYEALVKAEKVLPKEFEKVPYFEGCIPIEVMAERGRQTMLFGPLKPVGLEDPRTGKRPHAVVQLRPENAHGSCYNMVGFQTKLTYPEQRRVFRMIPGLEQAEFLRYGSLHRNTFVNAPQLLRETLQLKVRGTVFFAGQLVGVEGYTESAAMGGLAGINAARGLEGLPLVVPPPTTAHGSLLTYITTADPRHFQPINTNYGLFPPLPARIRDKEEKRRRIGQRALEDFEAWKTRSGLS; encoded by the coding sequence ATGCGCGAAGACGTGGCGGTGATCGGGGGCGGGCTGGCCGGCTCGGAAGCCGCCTGGCAGGCGGCCTCGCGGGGCGCCAGGGTCACGCTCTACGAGATGCGGCCCAAGGAGTCCACCCAGGCCCACAAGACGGGACTCCTGGCCGAGCTGGTCTGCTCCAACTCCCTGGGCTCCGCCGACATCCTGAACGCGCCCGGCATCCTCAAGGAAGAGTTGCGCCGGCTGAACTCGCTGGTGATCCGGGTGGCCGACGAGGTTCGAGTACCGGCCGGCTCGGCGCTGGCCGTGGACCGGGAGCAGTTTGCGCAGCGGATCACCCGGACCCTGGAAGGCCATCCCAACGTCCGGATCATCCGCGAGGAGATCAAGGAGATTCCCACCGACTGCGTCTGCATCGTCGCGACGGGCCCGCTGACCTCGGATGCGCTGGCCGCCTCGATCCAGGCCCTGACGCACAGCAAGCACCTCTACTTTTTCGACGCAATCTCGCCGATCGTCGACGCGGACTCGATCAACATGGACCTGGTCTTCCGTGCCTCCCGCTACGACAAGGGCGGCGCCGATTATCTGAACTGCCCGATGGACGAGGCGACCTACGGCGCCTTCTACGAGGCGCTCGTGAAGGCGGAAAAGGTGCTCCCCAAGGAGTTCGAGAAGGTTCCGTATTTCGAGGGCTGCATCCCGATCGAGGTCATGGCCGAGCGGGGCCGCCAGACCATGCTGTTCGGGCCGTTGAAGCCGGTGGGGCTGGAAGACCCCCGCACCGGCAAGCGCCCCCACGCGGTCGTGCAGCTCCGGCCCGAGAACGCCCACGGCTCCTGCTACAACATGGTCGGGTTCCAGACCAAGCTGACCTACCCGGAGCAACGCCGGGTCTTCCGGATGATTCCCGGGCTGGAGCAGGCCGAGTTCCTCCGCTACGGCAGCCTGCACCGGAACACCTTCGTGAACGCGCCCCAGTTGCTGCGCGAGACGCTGCAATTGAAGGTCCGGGGCACCGTGTTCTTCGCCGGACAGCTCGTCGGCGTGGAGGGGTACACCGAATCGGCCGCCATGGGCGGCCTGGCCGGGATCAACGCGGCCCGGGGGCTGGAGGGCCTGCCGCTCGTCGTTCCGCCGCCCACGACCGCCCACGGGAGCCTGCTCACGTACATCACGACGGCGGATCCCCGCCACTTTCAGCCGATCAACACGAACTACGGCCTGTTCCCGCCCCTGCCGGCCCGGATCCGGGACAAGGAGGAAAAGCGACGCCGGATCGGCCAGCGCGCGCTGGAGGACTTCGAGGCATGGAAGACGCGATCCGGGCTTTCGTGA
- the xerA gene encoding site-specific tyrosine recombinase/integron integrase: MEDAIRAFVTYLDVERGASPETIRAYQSDLRQFLSFMGETRPGGAPLPAPGEVEPLTIRSYLAWLDRKKEKKSSMARKLAALRSLYRFLAREGRVGLNPAEEVRTPKQAQPLPRVLTKDDANALMEFPEGDGVKDARDRAVLETLYSTGARVSELVGMNLDDLDLRDGLVRLRGKGRKERIVPIGDVAVEAVREYRSLLPPSSFRLHPSGEPVFLNNRGGRLTVRSVERIVGRYSSRLAGGRISPHALRHSFATHLLDEGADLRAIQEMLGHASLGTTQKYTHLATDHLMQVYDRTHPRAGRHTQAATGGRTGAGRKS; this comes from the coding sequence ATGGAAGACGCGATCCGGGCTTTCGTGACCTACCTGGACGTCGAGCGGGGCGCGTCCCCCGAGACGATCCGCGCCTACCAGTCGGACCTGCGTCAGTTCCTCTCGTTCATGGGCGAGACTCGTCCCGGCGGCGCGCCCCTTCCCGCTCCGGGCGAGGTCGAGCCGCTCACGATCCGGAGCTACCTGGCCTGGCTGGACCGGAAGAAGGAGAAAAAGTCCTCCATGGCCCGCAAGCTGGCCGCGCTGCGGAGCCTGTACCGGTTTCTAGCCCGGGAGGGGCGGGTCGGGCTGAACCCGGCCGAGGAGGTGCGGACCCCGAAGCAGGCGCAGCCCCTGCCCAGGGTCCTGACGAAGGACGACGCGAACGCGCTCATGGAGTTTCCCGAGGGCGACGGGGTCAAAGACGCGCGGGACCGGGCGGTCCTGGAGACGCTCTACTCGACCGGCGCGCGCGTGAGCGAGCTCGTTGGCATGAATCTGGACGACCTCGACTTGCGCGACGGGCTGGTGCGGCTCCGCGGCAAGGGACGGAAGGAGCGGATCGTCCCGATCGGCGACGTGGCGGTCGAAGCCGTCCGGGAGTACCGCTCTCTGCTTCCGCCTTCGTCCTTCCGCCTTCATCCTTCGGGGGAGCCGGTGTTCCTCAACAACCGGGGCGGCCGGCTGACCGTTCGGAGCGTGGAGCGGATCGTGGGACGGTATTCCAGCCGGCTGGCCGGGGGACGGATCAGCCCCCACGCGCTGCGGCATTCCTTCGCGACCCACCTGCTCGACGAGGGCGCCGACTTGCGCGCGATCCAGGAAATGCTCGGGCACGCTTCGCTCGGCACGACGCAGAAGTACACGCACCTGGCGACGGATCACCTGATGCAGGTCTACGACCGGACCCATCCGAGGGCCGGCCGTCATACCCAGGCCGCGACGGGCGGCCGGACGGGGGCCGGGCGGAAGTCGTGA
- the hslV gene encoding ATP-dependent protease subunit HslV: MRSTTILCVRRDGRVAMGSDGQVTVGTTVMKHNARKLRRLHHDRVLAGFAGATADAFTLFEKFEAKLEEFRGNLTRAAVELAKDWRTDRVLRRLEALLAVADRDQSFVISGNGDVVEPEDGILAIGSGGAYALAAARALLAHSTLDARTVVEESMKIAGGIDIYTNQQLVIEELKP, encoded by the coding sequence ATTCGCTCGACGACCATCCTCTGCGTGCGGCGCGACGGGCGCGTCGCCATGGGGTCGGACGGCCAGGTGACCGTGGGCACCACGGTCATGAAGCACAACGCGCGCAAGTTGCGCCGGCTCCACCACGACCGGGTGCTGGCCGGCTTCGCGGGGGCGACGGCCGACGCGTTCACGCTGTTCGAGAAGTTCGAGGCCAAGCTCGAGGAGTTTCGGGGCAACCTGACCCGTGCCGCGGTGGAACTGGCCAAGGACTGGCGGACGGACCGGGTCCTGCGCCGGCTGGAGGCGCTCCTGGCCGTGGCGGACCGGGACCAGTCCTTCGTCATTTCCGGAAACGGGGACGTGGTCGAGCCGGAGGACGGCATCCTGGCCATCGGCTCCGGCGGGGCCTACGCGCTGGCGGCGGCGCGCGCCCTGCTCGCCCACTCGACCCTGGACGCGCGGACGGTCGTCGAGGAGTCCATGAAGATCGCCGGCGGCATCGACATCTACACGAACCAGCAGCTCGTCATCGAGGAGCTCAAGCCGTGA
- the hslU gene encoding ATP-dependent protease ATPase subunit HslU produces the protein MSRDRDDAQAKSAGFGHLTPRQIVAELDRYVVGQRDAKRMVAIALRNRWRRQQLSPELRDEVIPKNIIMIGPTGVGKTEIARRLAKLAQAPFIKVEASKFTEVGYVGRDVESIIRDLTEQSVSLVKAAHVAQVQQKAEQQAEERLLDLLLPPQGARVTIGSFDEQGAEPPPVHESYEATRSKLRLQLREGKLDHRSVEVEVKERGLPVGIISNAGGMEELESNLREMLGGLFPGKKKKRQMKVPEALKHLAQDEAQKLIDMDEVVREAVAKVEQAGIVFLDEIDKIAGREKLAGPDVSREGVQRDLLPIVEGSTVNTKYGPVRTDHVLFIAAGAFHVAKPSDLIPELQGRFPIRVELEPLTKDDFIRILTEPRGALVTQYCALLQTEGVTVDFAPDGLEEIAATAALVNERTENIGARRLFTIMERLLEQVLFEGPELADKKLVVDAKYVQDRLRDIAKAEDLSRFIL, from the coding sequence GTGAGCCGCGATCGGGACGACGCCCAAGCCAAGTCCGCCGGCTTCGGCCATCTCACGCCGCGCCAGATCGTGGCCGAGCTGGACCGGTACGTCGTCGGCCAGCGCGACGCCAAGCGGATGGTCGCGATCGCGCTCCGCAACCGGTGGCGGCGGCAGCAGTTGAGCCCCGAGCTGCGGGACGAGGTGATCCCGAAGAACATCATCATGATCGGGCCCACCGGCGTGGGGAAGACCGAGATCGCGCGCCGGCTGGCCAAGCTGGCCCAGGCGCCGTTCATCAAGGTGGAGGCCTCCAAGTTCACCGAGGTCGGCTACGTGGGCCGGGACGTGGAATCCATCATCCGCGACCTGACCGAGCAGTCGGTCAGCCTGGTCAAGGCCGCGCACGTCGCGCAGGTGCAGCAGAAGGCCGAGCAGCAGGCGGAGGAGCGGCTGCTGGATCTGCTGCTCCCGCCGCAGGGGGCCCGCGTGACGATCGGCAGCTTCGACGAGCAGGGGGCCGAGCCGCCTCCGGTCCACGAATCCTACGAGGCCACCCGCTCGAAGCTGCGCCTGCAGTTGCGGGAGGGCAAGCTGGACCACCGGTCCGTCGAGGTGGAGGTCAAGGAACGGGGCCTCCCCGTCGGCATCATCTCGAACGCGGGCGGGATGGAGGAATTGGAGAGCAACTTGCGGGAGATGCTGGGGGGCCTCTTCCCGGGCAAGAAAAAGAAGCGGCAGATGAAGGTGCCGGAGGCCCTGAAGCACCTGGCCCAGGACGAGGCCCAGAAGCTGATCGACATGGACGAGGTGGTGCGGGAGGCCGTTGCCAAGGTGGAGCAGGCGGGGATCGTGTTCCTGGACGAGATCGACAAGATCGCCGGACGCGAGAAGCTCGCGGGGCCGGACGTCTCGCGCGAGGGGGTCCAGCGGGATCTCCTGCCGATCGTGGAGGGCTCGACCGTGAACACCAAGTACGGGCCGGTCCGGACCGATCACGTCCTCTTCATCGCCGCCGGCGCCTTCCACGTGGCCAAGCCCTCCGATCTGATCCCGGAGCTGCAGGGGCGGTTCCCCATCCGGGTGGAGCTGGAGCCGCTGACCAAGGACGACTTCATCCGGATCCTGACCGAGCCGCGCGGCGCGCTGGTCACCCAGTACTGCGCCCTGCTCCAGACGGAGGGGGTCACGGTGGACTTCGCGCCGGACGGGCTGGAGGAGATCGCCGCGACCGCGGCGCTTGTGAACGAGCGGACGGAGAACATCGGGGCCCGGCGCCTCTTCACGATCATGGAGCGGCTGCTCGAGCAGGTCCTGTTCGAGGGACCGGAGCTCGCGGACAAGAAGCTCGTGGTTGACGCCAAGTACGTGCAGGACCGCCTGCGGGACATCGCCAAAGCGGAGGACCTGAGCCGGTTTATTCTCTGA